One window from the genome of Candidatus Chlorohelix allophototropha encodes:
- the ftsH gene encoding ATP-dependent zinc metalloprotease FtsH, whose translation MSKRKLIIGAVILTAIVAFFLILFTSGPTGTTVNYNDFLKKAVNGEVTTITTNQSNHTINFTVGSEPDKSYTTTLPGGLTRIDDVLISYGVPLDKYPMLKTDSSAWISGVRSVLLMLLPVIIILGFWFLMSRRSAGSGGGMDSQFSFGRSNAKTVTPQKVGVTFADVAGNEEAKQELEEVVEFLKDHTRFTELGARIPKGVLLVGPPGTGKTLLAKAVAGEANVPFMSVSGSEFVEMFVGVGAARVRDLFARAKKMAPCIIFIDEVDALARKRGVRVGGGTEEREQTLNQILVEMDGFDSATNIIIIAATNRADILDPAFLRPGRFDRQIQVDNPDYLGRVAILQVHSKGKPLAPEVDYNRIARQTAGFSGADLANLVNEAAILTARRNKRQIGMDELEESIDRVVAGPERKSRVISEHEKIVTAYHEVGHALCAKLAGGVDPVQKISIISRGRMGGYTRVAADEDRSLMTKTQLEGFMTFALGGHAAEELMFGEASTGPSNDIERVTQMARAMVTEYGMSRLGPVAYGENMGGRQRVANYSNTVAFEIDREVTAMINEALNRSRSILSTYRRHLVAISNLVLEKEVISGDEMDALFEQVLQEFQAEESIKLLTYKYNDATKPFERKTEPGKTGTGTNG comes from the coding sequence ATGAGCAAAAGAAAACTAATAATAGGCGCGGTCATACTAACGGCAATCGTCGCCTTTTTTCTTATATTATTTACCTCTGGTCCGACTGGTACAACGGTAAATTACAATGATTTCTTGAAGAAAGCGGTAAACGGTGAAGTTACCACCATTACCACTAACCAAAGCAATCATACTATCAACTTTACAGTTGGGAGCGAACCGGATAAAAGCTATACCACTACTTTGCCCGGCGGTCTTACTCGCATAGATGATGTATTAATCAGTTACGGTGTACCGCTGGACAAATACCCTATGCTGAAAACCGATAGTAGCGCGTGGATCAGCGGAGTACGCAGCGTATTGCTGATGCTGCTGCCGGTTATCATTATCCTCGGTTTCTGGTTCTTGATGAGTCGCCGCTCTGCCGGGTCAGGGGGAGGGATGGACTCACAGTTTAGCTTCGGGCGTAGTAACGCGAAAACCGTCACTCCTCAAAAGGTGGGCGTCACTTTCGCCGACGTTGCCGGAAACGAAGAAGCCAAGCAAGAGTTGGAAGAAGTAGTTGAATTTCTCAAGGATCATACCCGCTTTACCGAATTAGGAGCGCGCATTCCCAAAGGCGTGCTGTTGGTAGGTCCGCCCGGCACCGGTAAAACCCTGCTGGCAAAAGCAGTAGCAGGGGAAGCTAACGTTCCTTTTATGAGCGTTAGCGGTAGCGAATTTGTAGAAATGTTCGTAGGTGTAGGCGCGGCGCGTGTGCGCGATTTGTTCGCTAGAGCTAAAAAGATGGCGCCTTGCATCATTTTTATTGATGAAGTCGATGCCCTCGCCCGCAAACGTGGGGTGCGCGTAGGGGGTGGCACTGAGGAACGCGAGCAAACCCTGAACCAGATTCTGGTTGAAATGGATGGCTTTGATAGCGCCACAAATATCATTATCATCGCTGCTACCAACCGCGCCGATATCCTTGATCCGGCGTTCCTGCGCCCCGGTCGGTTTGATCGTCAGATACAGGTGGACAACCCGGATTACCTTGGGCGAGTCGCTATTCTACAGGTACATAGCAAAGGCAAACCACTTGCTCCTGAAGTGGATTACAACCGTATCGCCCGCCAAACCGCTGGTTTTAGCGGCGCTGATCTGGCAAACTTGGTCAACGAAGCTGCTATTCTCACTGCGCGCCGCAACAAACGCCAGATTGGAATGGATGAACTGGAAGAATCAATTGATCGGGTAGTAGCCGGACCGGAACGCAAAAGCCGAGTTATTAGCGAACACGAAAAAATTGTTACTGCCTATCACGAAGTAGGGCATGCCCTGTGCGCTAAACTGGCGGGTGGGGTTGACCCGGTGCAAAAAATCTCTATTATTTCGCGCGGGAGAATGGGCGGTTATACCCGTGTCGCCGCCGATGAAGATCGCAGCTTGATGACCAAAACGCAACTCGAAGGCTTTATGACTTTTGCTTTGGGCGGGCATGCTGCCGAGGAGTTGATGTTTGGCGAAGCTAGCACCGGTCCTAGCAATGACATTGAGCGCGTCACCCAAATGGCACGGGCGATGGTGACAGAATATGGTATGAGCAGGCTTGGTCCGGTGGCTTACGGCGAAAACATGGGTGGTCGTCAGCGTGTCGCCAATTACAGCAATACGGTTGCCTTCGAAATTGACCGTGAAGTAACGGCGATGATAAACGAGGCATTGAACCGTTCTCGCTCCATTCTTTCCACCTATCGCAGACATTTGGTAGCCATCTCTAATCTGGTGCTAGAAAAAGAGGTTATCAGCGGTGATGAGATGGATGCGCTTTTCGAGCAGGTGCTACAGGAATTTCAGGCTGAAGAAAGCATAAAGTTGCTCACCTACAAATATAATGACGCTACTAAGCCTTTCGAACGGAAAACCGAGCCGGGGAAAACCGGAACCGGCACTAATGGCTAG